Proteins from one Niallia circulans genomic window:
- a CDS encoding ATP-grasp domain-containing protein — MKKKIWFNQWFTTAAHFIDMIKYNADGMEFEVYGTSNNEHAAYLSYCDAAFIEPDIIGEDYIEFCLRFCKIHRIDLFVPRKENVLISKNLSKFEQIGVKVLVCPDASLMEMLDDKEATYKLMKQHSILKTAVNIPDYIIVNNAESFKEAYTALRKKGHKVCFKPVIGEGGNGFRLVQEQPDSIEELFYQGINANISFDTAYNIFKQQAVFPPLMVLEYLEGYEYSIDCLSFDGKLMAAIPRKKGQGRLRELEDNPVLLKLAKDINDTLKIPFIYNIQVKYQNGIPKLLEINPRMSGGLHYSCLAGINMPYRAILLLLQGKKAIKQFRPHFGVKSSYLEKEIILKDNVFQSSKIVHL, encoded by the coding sequence ATGAAGAAAAAAATATGGTTTAATCAATGGTTCACAACAGCTGCTCACTTTATTGATATGATTAAATATAATGCAGATGGGATGGAATTTGAGGTGTATGGAACCTCAAATAATGAACATGCCGCATATTTAAGCTATTGCGATGCAGCATTTATAGAACCAGACATAATTGGGGAGGATTATATTGAATTTTGTCTGCGCTTTTGCAAAATTCATCGTATAGATCTATTTGTTCCAAGGAAAGAGAATGTGCTTATATCAAAGAACTTGTCTAAATTCGAGCAAATTGGAGTTAAGGTCCTTGTATGTCCTGATGCGTCATTGATGGAAATGCTTGATGATAAAGAGGCAACGTATAAATTGATGAAGCAGCATTCCATCCTCAAGACGGCTGTTAACATACCAGATTATATTATTGTCAACAATGCAGAAAGTTTTAAAGAGGCATATACAGCTTTAAGAAAAAAGGGTCATAAAGTTTGTTTTAAGCCTGTAATTGGTGAGGGAGGAAATGGATTCAGACTTGTGCAAGAACAGCCTGATTCTATTGAAGAGCTTTTCTATCAAGGAATCAATGCTAATATATCCTTTGACACTGCTTATAATATATTCAAGCAACAAGCGGTTTTTCCACCACTAATGGTGCTTGAATATCTTGAAGGATATGAGTACAGTATTGATTGTCTATCATTTGACGGCAAACTGATGGCTGCCATTCCGAGAAAAAAAGGACAAGGAAGGCTCAGGGAGCTAGAGGACAATCCTGTTCTGCTAAAGCTGGCTAAAGATATTAATGACACACTAAAAATTCCGTTTATTTATAATATACAAGTGAAATATCAGAATGGCATTCCAAAGCTGCTAGAAATTAACCCAAGAATGTCTGGAGGACTGCATTACAGCTGTCTAGCAGGTATTAATATGCCATACAGAGCGATTCTGCTGCTACTGCAAGGGAAAAAGGCTATTAAACAATTCCGTCCCCATTTCGGTGTGAAATCGAGCTATTTAGAGAAAGAGATAATTTTAAAAGATAATGTCTTTCAGTCGTCGAAAATTGTCCATTTATAA
- a CDS encoding lactonase family protein, with translation MTNSKKFIGYVGTYTKSTSKGIYSFVLDTEEKKITNVELAAELENPTYATVSKDNKYLYAVGKEGSLGGVAAYTVDPATGKLEFINKQFTEGASPCHVSVDNNKSYTLTGNYHKGTVEAYPLNADGAVQELTAKVEHTGTGPNTARQEKPHMHFTGFTPDERYVVSVDLGIDKVETYKLTDGKLETVCSLSVKPGSGPRHIAFHPNGKFAYVMTELSNEVITLSYNSETGELKDLQYISALPIDFTENSQGSAIHLSSDGKFVYAGNRGHNSIALFSINSETGALTFIEHTSTEGNWPRDFVLDPTEQFIVASNEQSDTLTLFARDEATGKLTLLQSEIHAPEPVCVKFLNY, from the coding sequence ATGACAAATTCAAAAAAGTTCATAGGTTATGTTGGTACATATACAAAGTCAACTAGTAAGGGAATCTATTCATTCGTTCTGGATACAGAAGAAAAGAAAATTACTAATGTCGAACTGGCAGCTGAATTGGAAAACCCGACATATGCAACAGTTTCTAAAGATAATAAATACTTATATGCTGTAGGTAAAGAAGGCTCACTTGGAGGAGTTGCAGCTTATACTGTTGATCCTGCTACAGGAAAGCTTGAATTCATTAACAAGCAGTTCACTGAAGGCGCTTCCCCATGTCATGTTAGTGTTGATAACAACAAAAGCTACACACTAACTGGAAATTACCATAAAGGGACTGTTGAAGCATATCCTTTAAACGCTGATGGAGCAGTGCAGGAATTAACAGCAAAGGTAGAGCATACTGGTACAGGACCAAATACTGCACGCCAAGAGAAACCTCATATGCACTTCACTGGTTTTACACCTGATGAGCGTTATGTTGTTTCTGTCGATCTTGGTATCGATAAAGTAGAAACTTATAAGCTTACAGATGGCAAGCTAGAAACAGTATGCAGCCTGAGTGTGAAGCCTGGAAGCGGTCCAAGACATATCGCATTCCATCCAAATGGCAAATTCGCTTATGTGATGACAGAATTAAGCAATGAAGTCATTACATTATCTTATAACAGCGAAACAGGCGAACTAAAAGACTTGCAATATATTTCTGCATTACCAATCGACTTTACTGAAAACAGCCAAGGCAGTGCTATTCACTTGTCATCTGACGGCAAATTTGTCTATGCAGGAAATCGCGGACATAATTCAATTGCCCTTTTCAGCATCAACAGCGAAACTGGAGCATTGACATTTATTGAACATACGTCAACAGAAGGAAATTGGCCACGTGATTTTGTTCTTGACCCAACAGAACAATTCATTGTTGCATCTAACGAACAATCAGACACACTTACTCTGTTTGCAAGAGATGAAGCTACAGGTAAATTAACATTGCTTCAATCAGAAATTCATGCTCCAGAACCAGTTTGTGTGAAATTCTTAAATTACTAA